One window from the genome of Schistocerca piceifrons isolate TAMUIC-IGC-003096 chromosome 1, iqSchPice1.1, whole genome shotgun sequence encodes:
- the LOC124758922 gene encoding sterile alpha motif domain-containing protein 1-like, which yields MRATPPLSHADEAGKRRGGQQPRRPLFAARRPRRGPSKISPLTPTVFPRPGELQDACSHRRRFQLPSPTHSTRSLTRRNSCRAILRRRKTPIGVSFAAAASGATSAVPTASAAPTPAASEVVPTPEAPAPPPQLLVAEPGTASPEASRRPDRAPPTAGAGVTAPWVPSAQHRQSSSPRWTLTAKQPRLPLPATGPRRLPPPLTWPASSRSSLPW from the coding sequence ATGAGAGCTACACCGCCCCTCAGCCACGCGGACGAAGCGGGAAAAAGAAGAGGAGGGCAACAGCCGCGACGTCCGCTGTTCGCAGCTCGCCGGCCGAGAAGAGGGCCAAGCAAGATTTCGCCCCTGACGCCGACGGTTTTTCCCCGGCCCGGTGAACTGCAAGACGCTTGCAGTCATCGACGACGCTTCCAACTGCCGTCGCCAACTCATTCGACGCGCTCGCTGACGCGCCGGAACAGCTGCCGCGCGATCCTGCGCCGCAGAAAGACTCCCATCGGTGTCTCTTTCGCGGCAGCAGCGTCAGGGGCGACCTCCGCCGTCCCGACTGCGTCGGCCGCTCCTACTCCCGCCGCATCCGAGGTCGTGCCGACACCTGAGGCTCCTGCACCTCCACCACAGCTGCTAGTGGCGGAACCGGGAACTGCCTCTCCCGAGGCGTCGCGTCGGCCGGACCGCGCCCCGCCAACCGCCGGCGCGGGGGTCACCGCCCCGTGGGTACCCAGCGCTCAGCACCGTCAGTCGAGTAGCCCCAGGTGGACTCTCACAGCGAAGCAGCCGCGCCTCCCCCTTCCAGCGACGGGGCCGCGCCGGCTGCCTCCGCCGCTGACCTGGCCAGCCTCGTCGCGCAGCTCACTGCCCTGGTGA